In Solanum lycopersicum chromosome 5, SLM_r2.1, the following are encoded in one genomic region:
- the LOC101264934 gene encoding zinc finger protein ZAT4-like — MACIDQEQQQQQPIYKHYCRVCKKGFVCGRALGGHMRAHGIGDEGANIDDDDPASDWEDKFGGGVKGGNKRLYQLRTNPNRQKSNRVCENCGKEFSSWKSFLEHGKCSSEDAESLVSSPCLEGEDYINNGGRKGYGWSKRKRSLRTKIGTINSTTSTYPSSEDEDLVLAKCLIDLANAKVDLSLVEPEESCASASKEEERARNPMNYLTPLVRPFDNKAKGISNKGLFECKACKKVFNSHQALGGHRASHKKVKGCYAAKQDQLDDSLIDDNDMNITQDDQFTLQGSKSMRKSKIHECSICHRVFSTGQALGGHKRCHWITSNSPDSTSKFNFNGHMDQINLRSNLRKSSDTLDLNIPISHDDMSRIRRDPMNPLSFEVSTEIHLHPWSSNPNEAKEHSCSENYYLDETINNNNNNNNNNNNNENNNIINGTIQNVEDDEADSKLKLAKLSELKDMNKNSENPSHWLQVGIGPTTQVGADP, encoded by the coding sequence ATGGCTTGTATAGatcaagaacaacaacaacaacaaccaatTTATAAGCATTATTGTAGAGTTTGCAAGAAAGGTTTTGTGTGTGGAAGAGCTTTAGGTGGACATATGAGAGCTCATGGAATTGGAGATGAAGGTGCAAACatagatgatgatgatccaGCTAGTGATTGGGAAGATAAGTTTGGAGGGGGTGTTAAGGGAGGTAATAAGAGGTTATATCAATTAAGAACAAACCCTAATAGACAAAAAAGCAATAGAGTTTGTGAGAATTGTGGGAAAGAATTCTCATCTTGGAAATCATTTCTTGAACATGGAAAATGTAGCTCAGAAGACGCGGAATCCCTAGTGTCCTCGCCCTGTTTAGAGGGCGAGGACTACATTAATAATGGTGGAAGAAAAGGCTATGGATGGTCTAAAAGGAAAAGGTCATTAAGAACAAAAATTGGAACCATTAATAGTACTACTTCAACTTATCCATCAAGTGAAGATGAAGATCTTGTCCTTGCAAAATGTCTTATTGATTTAGCCAACGCGAAGGTTGACCTATCGTTGGTTGAGCCTGAGGAGTCGTGTGCCTCGGCTAGCAAGGAGGAGGAGAGAGCTAGAAACCCCATGAACTATCTAACACCATTAGTGAGACCCTTTGACAACAAGGCTAAAGGGATTTCTAATAAAGGATTGTTTGAATGTAAAGCATGCAAGAAAGTCTTTAACTCTCATCAAGCCCTAGGTGGACATAGGGCAAGTCACAAAAAGGTTAAAGGATGTTATGCAGCCAAACAAGATCAACTAGATGAtagtttaattgatgataatgatatGAATATCACACAAGATGATCAATTCACATTACAAGGTTCAAAATCCATGAGGAAATCAAAAATCCATGAATGTTCAATATGTCATAGAGTTTTCTCCACAGGACAAGCTTTAGGTGGGCATAAAAGGTGCCATTGGATAACCTCTAATTCCCCAGATTCAACatccaaatttaatttcaatgGACATATGGATCAAATAAATCTAAGATCAAACTTGAGAAAATCAAGTGATACATTAGATCTCAACATTCCAATATCACACGATGACATGTCGCGAATTAGACGAGACCCTATGAATCCATTGAGCTTTGAGGTTTCAACAGAAATTCATTTGCATCCATGGAGTAGTAATCCTAATGAAGCAAAAGAACATAGTTGTAGTGAAAACTACTACCTTGATGAAACcataaataacaacaacaacaacaacaacaataataataataatgaaaacaaCAACATTATAAATGGTACAATACAAAATGTAGAAGATGATGAAGCAGATAGTAAATTGAAATTAGCTAAGCTAAGTGAATTAAAGGATATGAATAAAAATTCTGAAAATCCCTCTCATTGGTTACAAGTTGGAATTGGCCCAACTACACAAGTTGGGGCTGAcccataa
- the LOC101264631 gene encoding cationic peroxidase 1-like — translation MANISFLLVLIIVPFVLIGMSSAQLTSDFYNSSCPNVLSIIKTAVDSAIASESRMGASLLRLHFHDCFVNGCDASVLLDDTSSFTGEKTANPNSGSIRGFDVIDTIKTQVESSCAGIVSCADILAVAARDSVVKLGGPSWTVLLGRRDSTTASLSNANSDIPAPTLNLSSLISSFSNKGFSSREMVVLSGSHTIGQARCTTFRDRLYNETDINASFATSVKSNCPQSGSDNDISPLDATSPTTFDNIYYKNLRIQKGLLHSDQQLSSGGSTDSIVNTYSSNSATFFTDFANAMVKMGNLSPLTGTNGQIRKNCRKTN, via the exons ATGGCTAACATATCTTTTTTACTAGTACTGATTATAGTCCCTTTTGTTTTAATTGGAATGAGCTCAGCTCAATTGACTTCCGATTTCTACAATTCATCATGTCCAAATGTTCTGTCCATAATCAAAACAGCTGTGGATTCTGCTATTGCTTCAGAGTCTCGCATGGGAGCTTCCTTGCTTCGTCTTCATTTTCACGATTGCTTTGTTAAT GGTTGCGATGCATCTGTGTTACTAGATGATACATCAAGTTTCACCGGAGAAAAGACTGCAAATCCTAATAGTGGATCTATAAGGGGATTCGATGTGATTGATACTATCAAAACTCAAGTCGAATCATCATGTGCTGGCATCGTATCTTGTGCTGATATTTTAGCTGTCGCAGCTAGAGACTCTGTTGTTAAA CTTGGTGGACCTAGTTGGACTGTATTACTAGGAAGAAGAGACTCAACCACTGCAAGTTTGAGTAACGCAAATAGTGACATACCTGCACCAACTTTGAATCTTAGCAGTcttatttcttccttttctaatAAAGGTTTCAGTTCCAGAGAAATGGTCGTTCTCtcag GTTCTCACACGATAGGACAAGCAAGATGCACTACTTTTCGCGATCGTCTCTATAACGAAACTGATATAAATGCTTCATTCGCTACATCGGTTAAATCGAACTGTCCACAAAGTGGAAGTGACAATGACATCTCTCCATTAGACGCCACAAGCCCAACCACATTTGATAATATTTACTATAAGAATCTGCGAATTCAAAAGGGTCTTCTTCATTCTGACCAACAACTCTCTAGTGGAGGCTCAACAGACTCTATCGTTAACACTTATAGTTCCAATTCAGCCACTTTCTTCACTGATTTTGCAAATGCCATGGTGAAAATGGGTAATCTTAGCCCACTTACTGGCACCAATGGTCAAATCCGCAAAAATTGTAGGAAGACCAATTAA